One part of the Acidobacteriota bacterium genome encodes these proteins:
- a CDS encoding aconitase family protein, with protein KIWFKVPPTVRIELRGEPSPSASPKDVALAMLRRFGANGLLGCAGEVTGPYAESLDLAGRITLASLASEMGAILLLFPPSAAVVDHCRRATGRDDWSPVFADPGAAYERTERVDIGGLGPMVARPGHPEDAVALDEVRGRKIDSVFIGSCTNGRYEDLEAAARVLRGRRVAPGVVLKVVPSTDAMWRRALSEGLFEVFKEAGALISNAGCGGCAAGQVGQNGPGEVTVSTGNRNFAGKQGKGEVYLASPAVAAASAVAGVLTDPDHIPSEPAVWTPSRPAAAPAPKADTAVRAPKPLVITGRVWVIRKDNIDTDMIFHNRHLAITRLEEMGPHAFGNLPGWEDFASKARPGDLVVTGANFGAGSSRQQAVDCFKALGIAAIVAKSFGAIYERNAINAGFPIVASALCDSDIRDGEEVSVDLAGGVIRRADGREVKAQPWPDVQIQTYLRGGLLGQS; from the coding sequence CAAGATCTGGTTCAAGGTGCCGCCCACGGTGCGCATCGAGCTGCGCGGAGAGCCCTCGCCCTCGGCCTCGCCCAAGGACGTGGCCCTGGCCATGCTGCGGCGCTTCGGGGCAAACGGACTGCTGGGCTGCGCCGGCGAGGTGACGGGGCCCTACGCCGAGTCCCTGGACCTGGCCGGACGCATCACCCTCGCGAGCCTGGCCAGCGAGATGGGGGCCATCCTCCTGCTCTTTCCGCCCAGCGCCGCCGTGGTGGACCACTGCCGCCGGGCCACGGGTCGGGACGACTGGAGCCCGGTCTTCGCCGACCCCGGAGCCGCCTACGAGCGCACCGAACGGGTGGACATCGGCGGACTCGGGCCCATGGTGGCCCGGCCCGGGCATCCCGAGGACGCCGTGGCCCTCGACGAGGTAAGGGGCCGAAAGATCGACTCGGTCTTCATCGGCTCCTGCACCAACGGCCGCTACGAGGACCTCGAGGCGGCGGCCCGGGTCCTGAGGGGCCGGAGGGTGGCGCCCGGCGTGGTGCTCAAGGTGGTTCCCTCCACCGACGCCATGTGGCGAAGGGCCCTGAGCGAGGGCCTCTTCGAGGTCTTCAAGGAGGCGGGGGCCCTCATCTCCAACGCCGGGTGCGGCGGTTGCGCCGCGGGCCAGGTGGGCCAGAACGGCCCCGGCGAGGTGACGGTCTCCACGGGAAACCGCAATTTCGCGGGCAAGCAGGGCAAGGGCGAAGTCTACCTCGCCAGCCCCGCCGTGGCGGCGGCTTCGGCCGTGGCCGGCGTGCTGACGGACCCCGACCATATCCCGAGCGAGCCCGCGGTCTGGACGCCTTCCCGGCCGGCGGCCGCCCCCGCCCCCAAGGCCGACACGGCGGTTCGCGCTCCGAAACCCCTCGTGATCACGGGGCGTGTGTGGGTGATCCGGAAGGACAACATCGACACCGACATGATCTTCCACAACCGCCACCTCGCCATCACCCGGCTCGAGGAGATGGGGCCTCACGCCTTCGGCAACCTCCCGGGATGGGAGGACTTCGCCTCCAAGGCACGGCCCGGAGACCTCGTGGTGACGGGCGCCAATTTCGGCGCGGGCTCCTCGCGCCAGCAGGCCGTGGACTGCTTCAAGGCCCTGGGGATCGCCGCCATCGTGGCCAAGTCCTTCGGGGCCATCTACGAGCGCAACGCCATCAACGCCGGATTTCCCATCGTGGCGAGCGCCCTGTGCGATTCGGACATCCGGGACGGGGAGGAGGTCTCCGTGGACCTCGCGGGCGGGGTCATCCGCCGGGCCGACGGGCGCGAGGTCAAGGCCCAGCCGTGGCCCGACGTCCAGATCCAGACCTACCTCCGCGGCGGCCTGCTGGGGCAAAGCTGA
- a CDS encoding aconitase family protein has protein sequence MPMTMIEKILSAHAGRDLKPGDIADVFLDTRAARDFGGANVVKNLLDHGLEVADPSRTAFTFDCNPTGSDQKYAANQQICRVFARERGIRVFDIDRGIGTHVALDGGLAWPGSTFVSTDSHANILGAIGAFGQGLGDVDMAAAWAHGKIWFKVPPTVRIELRGEPSPSASPKDVALAMLRRFGANGLLG, from the coding sequence ATGCCGATGACGATGATCGAGAAAATCCTGTCGGCCCACGCCGGGCGAGACCTGAAGCCCGGGGACATCGCCGACGTGTTCCTGGACACCCGCGCCGCCCGGGACTTCGGCGGCGCCAACGTAGTGAAGAACCTCCTGGACCACGGCCTCGAGGTGGCCGATCCGTCGCGCACGGCCTTCACCTTCGACTGCAACCCCACGGGTTCGGACCAGAAGTACGCCGCCAACCAGCAGATCTGCCGCGTCTTCGCGCGGGAGCGGGGCATCCGCGTCTTCGACATCGACCGCGGCATCGGCACCCACGTGGCCCTCGACGGCGGCCTGGCGTGGCCCGGGTCCACCTTCGTCTCCACCGATTCCCACGCCAACATCCTGGGCGCCATCGGGGCCTTCGGCCAGGGACTCGGCGACGTGGACATGGCGGCGGCCTGGGCCCACGGCAAGATCTGGTTCAAGGTGCCGCCCACGGTGCGCATCGAGCTGCGCGGAGAGCCCTCGCCCTCGGCCTCGCCCAAGGACGTGGCCCTGGCCATGCTGCGGCGCTTCGGGGCAAACGGACTGCTGGGC